The following proteins come from a genomic window of Nitrosopumilus sp.:
- the purL gene encoding phosphoribosylformylglycinamidine synthase subunit PurL, with the protein MSLESHELSELKSKIGRNPTSTELQIVSAEWSEHCSYKSSKKHLKMLPMAGPLVINEKGYDSGVLDVGGGYVVTAHIESHNHPSAVEPFGGAATGVGGVIRDILSAGTRPIAIFDGLRFGNIEKDQHARWLFKNAVSGVAAYGNCLGIPTIGGEVEFDDCYKNYALVDVAAIGFGKKENLIKNHAKKGDLVVLLGGSTGRDGIGGSQFASDSLESEDRSAVQIPDPFIEKLIIEAILEARNEKLIHAMKDLGGGGLSCAVSETADALDIGIEMDVRKVHTRESDMHPDEIMVSESQERMLIVTDKIKLKKLESICKKFHIECSVIGHVTTDSQMRVKKGTKILANLPTDVVANATLLDLPSKYPEYLKTIENEKKLKSISDYSKILMKLLASPNIASKIWVYGQYDHEVGIRTVVKPGSDASVLRLDNGKFLSAKIDGNPKHCYINPREGAIGCFEEACRNVVCTGAKPIGMLDHLQFGNPKDPEIFWTFLESLKGLTDFAKYFEIPCVGGKVSLYNETPAGPIKPTPVIGVLGLIDKKPLVPQKISENDCLVIIGDTKDEMGGSEYFEYVHNFIGGKCPVVDFSESKKNMNAVLDAIDAQILKSVHDCSKGGLAVAVSELCMQNMIGCKISLEKIPRGKLDVDRTLFSESHSRYLLTFEKKNLKKLEILLKKNKVSFEIIGHFEGDKIQFVNGTNSIIDLRVDKAQKTWLNSLRDLVLHG; encoded by the coding sequence TTGAGTTTAGAATCCCATGAACTATCTGAATTAAAATCTAAAATTGGCAGGAATCCGACATCTACAGAACTTCAGATTGTATCTGCAGAATGGTCTGAGCACTGTTCTTACAAATCATCAAAAAAGCATCTCAAAATGTTACCCATGGCTGGACCATTAGTAATTAATGAAAAAGGATATGATTCTGGTGTTTTAGATGTTGGAGGTGGTTATGTAGTAACTGCACATATTGAAAGTCATAACCACCCTTCTGCTGTTGAACCTTTTGGTGGAGCCGCAACCGGTGTTGGCGGAGTAATACGCGATATTTTATCTGCTGGAACAAGACCTATTGCAATTTTTGATGGATTGCGATTTGGAAACATTGAGAAAGATCAACATGCTAGATGGCTTTTCAAAAATGCCGTTAGTGGTGTTGCAGCTTATGGCAATTGTTTGGGGATTCCAACAATTGGAGGTGAGGTTGAATTTGATGATTGTTATAAAAATTATGCACTAGTTGATGTTGCCGCAATCGGTTTTGGTAAAAAAGAAAATTTAATTAAAAATCATGCGAAAAAAGGTGATCTTGTAGTCTTGTTGGGTGGTTCTACCGGCAGAGATGGAATAGGCGGCTCTCAATTTGCTTCTGATTCATTAGAATCTGAAGATCGTTCAGCAGTACAAATTCCAGATCCTTTCATTGAAAAATTGATCATTGAGGCAATTTTGGAGGCTAGAAATGAGAAATTAATTCATGCTATGAAAGATCTTGGCGGTGGTGGGTTATCATGTGCAGTTTCCGAAACTGCCGATGCGCTAGATATTGGAATTGAGATGGATGTTAGAAAAGTCCACACCCGAGAATCTGACATGCATCCAGATGAAATTATGGTTTCTGAATCTCAAGAACGAATGCTAATTGTTACTGATAAAATTAAATTAAAAAAACTAGAATCTATTTGCAAAAAATTTCACATTGAATGTTCAGTAATTGGACATGTTACAACGGATAGTCAAATGCGTGTGAAGAAAGGTACAAAGATACTGGCAAATCTTCCCACTGATGTTGTTGCAAATGCGACATTATTGGATTTGCCATCAAAATACCCTGAATATCTTAAAACAATCGAGAATGAAAAGAAACTCAAATCAATATCTGATTATTCTAAAATTCTGATGAAATTGCTTGCATCTCCTAATATTGCAAGTAAGATTTGGGTTTATGGACAATATGATCATGAAGTTGGAATAAGAACTGTTGTAAAACCTGGCAGTGACGCATCTGTTTTAAGGTTAGATAATGGAAAATTTCTTTCTGCAAAAATTGATGGCAATCCAAAACATTGTTACATTAACCCAAGAGAAGGTGCAATAGGCTGTTTTGAAGAGGCATGCAGAAATGTTGTTTGCACTGGTGCAAAACCGATTGGAATGCTTGACCATCTTCAATTTGGAAACCCAAAAGATCCTGAAATATTTTGGACTTTTCTGGAATCGTTAAAAGGATTGACTGATTTTGCTAAATATTTTGAAATTCCTTGCGTTGGCGGAAAAGTTAGTCTCTACAACGAAACTCCTGCTGGACCCATAAAACCTACTCCTGTAATTGGTGTTTTAGGATTAATTGATAAAAAACCACTAGTGCCTCAAAAAATTTCTGAAAATGATTGCCTTGTAATAATTGGGGATACTAAAGATGAAATGGGAGGTTCTGAATATTTTGAATATGTTCACAACTTTATTGGGGGAAAATGTCCCGTAGTGGATTTTTCAGAATCAAAGAAAAATATGAATGCCGTATTGGATGCCATAGATGCCCAAATCCTAAAGTCTGTTCATGACTGCTCCAAAGGTGGACTTGCAGTAGCTGTGTCCGAATTATGTATGCAAAACATGATTGGCTGTAAAATATCTCTGGAAAAAATTCCGAGAGGTAAACTTGACGTTGACAGAACTCTATTTTCTGAAAGTCATTCTAGATATCTCTTAACTTTTGAGAAGAAAAATCTAAAAAAACTAGAAATTCTGTTAAAAAAGAACAAAGTCTCTTTCGAAATTATTGGGCACTTTGAAGGAGATAAAATTCAATTTGTGAATGGAACAAATTCTATCATTGATCTAAGAGTTGATAAAGCACAAAAAACTTGGTTAAATTCGTTAAGGGACTTGGTACTTCATGGTTAA
- the purQ gene encoding phosphoribosylformylglycinamidine synthase subunit PurQ, with protein MKVGVIVFPGSNCDRDMYHVLTDVFNLDAQYFWHEKPLPKNIDAVILPGGFSYGDRLRAGVIAAHSPIIKDVKKLAEKGIPILGVCNGFQILVESGLLPGVLLKNKSLNFMCEWTSLIVENNTTPFTNKFELHQKIPIPIANGEGRYYADDVVLKQLKKKNQIVFRYSDVVNGSTDRIAGVCNEDENVVGMMPHPERAVEPEINPIDNKPSSLIFESLLVKMGVNN; from the coding sequence GTGAAAGTTGGGGTTATAGTTTTTCCAGGTAGTAACTGTGATCGTGATATGTATCATGTTCTAACCGATGTCTTTAATCTTGACGCTCAATACTTTTGGCATGAAAAACCCCTTCCCAAAAATATTGATGCAGTAATTCTTCCAGGGGGCTTTTCTTATGGTGATCGACTTCGTGCAGGAGTAATCGCTGCTCATAGTCCAATTATAAAAGATGTCAAAAAATTGGCTGAGAAAGGGATCCCAATATTAGGTGTATGTAATGGATTTCAAATTTTAGTAGAATCTGGATTATTGCCAGGAGTTTTACTGAAAAATAAATCTCTTAATTTTATGTGTGAATGGACCAGTCTTATCGTAGAAAACAATACTACTCCATTTACGAATAAGTTTGAACTCCATCAAAAAATTCCAATTCCCATAGCAAATGGTGAAGGACGGTATTATGCAGACGATGTTGTGTTAAAACAATTAAAGAAAAAAAATCAAATTGTATTTAGATACAGTGATGTTGTAAATGGCTCTACAGATAGAATTGCAGGAGTGTGCAATGAAGATGAAAATGTTGTTGGGATGATGCCTCATCCAGAAAGAGCTGTTGAGCCAGAAATTAACCCAATTGATAACAAACCGTCTTCATTAATTTTTGAATCATTATTGGTAAAGATGGGTGTTAATAATTGA
- the purS gene encoding phosphoribosylformylglycinamidine synthase subunit PurS, whose product MPIFDVHVTIENKPGMSDPEGDTILNDLVLKGTHKSVSKIKTAKMLKFTIKEKDKKSAQSKVQEICDELRIYNPMVSKVTIDVFEA is encoded by the coding sequence ATGCCTATTTTTGATGTTCATGTAACCATTGAAAATAAACCTGGCATGAGTGATCCCGAAGGCGATACAATTCTAAATGATCTGGTGCTAAAAGGAACTCACAAATCAGTTTCAAAAATCAAAACTGCAAAAATGTTGAAGTTTACTATTAAAGAAAAAGATAAGAAATCTGCTCAATCAAAAGTACAAGAAATTTGTGATGAATTACGAATTTACAATCCTATGGTGAGCAAAGTGACAATAGATGTCTTTGAAGCCTGA
- the tatC gene encoding twin-arginine translocase subunit TatC: protein MSELDGINQHLEELRKRLLRIVLVIGIITAFILTFHAEPIHISGITMYYPSPDPLNNIAAQITNHMKTNLVPEDVQLIQTAPGQAFFAQVYIAALVGIVVGMPVIVKELVGFIKPALKENEIHVSRNITLPALGLFITGCVFSYNLVIPYILDFLYRYGESAGLVTFLNVIEFVTFVLQFLLAFGFSFQLPLVMYAISVSGIVDSDFWRKNIRYAIVIITIFGAVITPDGSGVTMWFIAGPMIALYLVGMIIIERKERKKLNT from the coding sequence ATGTCAGAATTGGATGGGATTAACCAGCACTTAGAAGAGCTAAGAAAAAGACTTCTCAGGATTGTTTTAGTGATAGGAATCATTACTGCATTCATCTTAACTTTTCATGCAGAACCAATTCACATATCTGGAATTACAATGTACTATCCCTCCCCAGATCCGCTAAACAACATTGCAGCACAAATTACCAACCATATGAAAACAAATCTTGTTCCAGAAGATGTTCAACTAATTCAAACTGCACCGGGACAGGCTTTCTTTGCTCAAGTGTACATTGCGGCACTGGTAGGAATAGTTGTAGGGATGCCAGTGATTGTAAAAGAGCTAGTAGGTTTTATCAAACCAGCATTAAAAGAAAATGAGATTCATGTAAGCAGAAATATCACTCTTCCAGCATTAGGCCTATTCATTACAGGTTGTGTGTTTTCTTACAATTTGGTCATCCCATACATCTTAGATTTTTTATATCGATATGGAGAATCTGCAGGACTTGTAACTTTTCTTAATGTTATAGAATTTGTGACATTTGTTTTACAGTTTTTACTTGCATTTGGATTTTCTTTTCAGCTACCACTAGTAATGTATGCAATTTCAGTATCAGGTATTGTAGATTCAGATTTTTGGAGAAAGAATATCAGATATGCAATTGTGATCATAACGATATTTGGTGCAGTCATCACTCCTGATGGAAGTGGGGTAACAATGTGGTTCATCGCAGGTCCAATGATTGCACTTTATCTAGTAGGCATGATAATAATTGAGCGCAAAGAACGCAAAAAGTTGAACACTTAA
- a CDS encoding twin-arginine translocase TatA/TatE family subunit, whose amino-acid sequence MLGMGLSNFIAGQEWIFIIIIAVVFIFGAKKIPELAKTFGKAKGEFEKGKIEGEKELKDLKDKETKSD is encoded by the coding sequence ATGTTAGGAATGGGATTATCCAATTTCATAGCTGGACAAGAATGGATCTTTATCATCATTATTGCAGTAGTGTTCATTTTTGGTGCAAAGAAAATCCCAGAACTTGCAAAAACCTTTGGTAAAGCTAAAGGAGAATTTGAGAAAGGGAAAATTGAAGGGGAAAAAGAACTCAAAGACCTCAAAGATAAAGAAACAAAATCAGACTAG
- a CDS encoding SRPBCC family protein — protein sequence MSEFTLERIVNTKREVVFDILSNYENYQKLIPQHFPSIRVRSIRGNVAVVEEHLNLGGEEMVIMSKHVSQEPALHEIFVIGGDAKGSHIKQQFIEHAEGTKISIDVNLKLKGKMKIGQLFGNKKYEDSYSKIIDDFLKTAET from the coding sequence TTGTCCGAGTTTACCTTAGAAAGAATTGTCAATACAAAACGCGAAGTTGTCTTTGATATTCTATCTAATTATGAAAATTATCAAAAATTAATCCCTCAACATTTTCCTTCAATCAGGGTTCGCTCAATTCGTGGGAATGTTGCAGTAGTTGAAGAGCATTTGAATCTTGGAGGGGAAGAAATGGTGATAATGTCAAAACATGTTTCTCAAGAACCTGCATTACATGAAATTTTTGTAATAGGTGGGGATGCTAAAGGCAGTCACATAAAACAACAATTTATTGAACATGCGGAAGGAACTAAAATATCAATTGATGTAAATTTGAAATTAAAAGGTAAAATGAAGATTGGTCAACTTTTTGGAAACAAAAAATATGAAGATAGCTATTCTAAAATTATTGATGATTTTCTAAAAACTGCTGAAACCTAG
- a CDS encoding UbiX family flavin prenyltransferase, whose product MKLVIGITGSTGVIYGIRMLETLKKSNIETHLIMSEWAQKCISMETDYSLEYVTSLATSISDEKNMASSVSSGTHRIDGMIVAPCSMKTLAAIANGYDDTLIARAAGVTIKESRKLILMVRETPLSAIHLENMLKLSRLGVVILPPVTEFYTKPKSIDDIVNHGVGKCLDQFDVEHDLYPRWGTF is encoded by the coding sequence TTGAAATTAGTTATAGGAATAACTGGTAGTACTGGTGTAATCTATGGTATACGAATGCTGGAAACTCTCAAGAAATCAAATATTGAAACACATCTGATTATGTCTGAATGGGCTCAGAAATGCATTTCAATGGAAACTGATTATTCACTTGAATACGTAACGTCACTGGCAACAAGCATTTCGGACGAAAAAAACATGGCATCCAGTGTTTCAAGTGGAACACATAGAATTGATGGTATGATTGTTGCGCCATGTAGCATGAAGACTTTGGCAGCTATTGCAAATGGGTATGATGATACATTAATTGCAAGAGCTGCAGGTGTGACAATAAAAGAATCCAGAAAATTAATTTTAATGGTAAGGGAAACTCCGTTATCAGCAATCCATTTGGAAAACATGTTAAAGCTTTCTAGATTAGGAGTTGTAATATTGCCCCCTGTAACAGAATTTTACACAAAACCCAAATCCATTGATGATATTGTAAATCATGGTGTGGGAAAATGTCTGGACCAATTTGATGTAGAGCACGATTTATACCCTCGTTGGGGAACTTTCTAA
- a CDS encoding formate--phosphoribosylaminoimidazolecarboxamide ligase family protein, with amino-acid sequence MIKSSEIKKIVNEYSDVKIGVLGSHSALEVMDGAKDENFQTIVFCQKGREGPYQRFGRIADEIIVLDKFKDMASAKYQKMLRDSNTIIVPHRSLTVYLGYKTIENSFKVPIFGNRKLFQAEERTAKKGQYYLLEKARIKYPKLFKDPKKINKPCIVKVQEKNRPLERAFFTVSSYKDFVEKSEAKIKQGVISRNDLAKSSIEELAIGTYMNFNFFHTPISNQVDFIGIERRLQTNIHDYNALPAKQQLDINVDLQNIEVGHTPASIRESLLEKVIKMGDKFVAAVKREYAPGIIGPFSLQSVITKDLELVVYDVSLRVPGNPIVATTSPYTKYQYGQTFGVGRRIAMEIKRAQEEERLDEIVT; translated from the coding sequence GTGATCAAGAGTTCTGAGATAAAGAAGATAGTAAACGAATATTCGGACGTCAAGATAGGAGTCCTAGGAAGTCATTCAGCATTAGAAGTAATGGACGGGGCAAAAGATGAAAATTTCCAAACTATCGTTTTCTGTCAGAAAGGCAGAGAGGGACCTTACCAAAGATTTGGAAGAATTGCAGACGAAATAATTGTTTTAGATAAATTCAAGGACATGGCTTCTGCCAAATATCAAAAAATGTTAAGGGATTCAAATACAATTATTGTCCCACATAGATCACTTACCGTTTATCTTGGATACAAGACAATTGAAAATTCATTCAAAGTTCCAATTTTTGGAAATAGAAAATTATTCCAAGCAGAAGAGAGGACAGCAAAAAAGGGGCAATATTACTTGTTAGAAAAAGCCAGAATAAAATATCCCAAATTATTCAAAGATCCTAAAAAAATTAACAAACCATGCATCGTAAAAGTTCAGGAAAAAAATAGACCTCTAGAAAGAGCATTCTTTACAGTTTCATCATACAAAGATTTTGTTGAAAAATCAGAAGCAAAAATCAAACAAGGAGTAATCTCAAGAAATGATCTAGCAAAATCAAGCATTGAAGAATTAGCAATTGGGACATACATGAATTTCAATTTCTTTCACACACCGATATCAAATCAAGTTGATTTTATCGGAATTGAGCGAAGATTACAAACCAACATTCATGATTACAATGCCCTTCCTGCAAAACAACAATTAGATATCAATGTGGATTTACAAAATATTGAAGTAGGACACACTCCTGCCAGCATTAGAGAATCATTACTAGAAAAAGTCATTAAAATGGGAGACAAATTCGTAGCAGCAGTCAAAAGAGAATACGCCCCAGGAATCATCGGTCCGTTTTCACTTCAAAGTGTAATTACAAAAGATTTAGAATTAGTTGTGTACGATGTATCTTTACGAGTTCCTGGAAATCCAATAGTTGCAACTACTAGCCCATATACAAAATACCAATATGGACAAACATTTGGAGTCGGTAGAAGAATTGCCATGGAAATAAAGCGAGCTCAGGAAGAGGAACGTCTTGACGAGATTGTCACATAA
- a CDS encoding bifunctional nuclease domain-containing protein — MEIDQAQEPDYESVKIDYVGFVDPYAVEGMVVLKSDNGKEFHMRAFSGEVARHISSFNDPEGESAPSIYKMIEEICEENELILVKVKIYESGEVLRANLYFTGKKDLVLRNYRASDAMALGAFYKIPILVRKNLLKESMEA, encoded by the coding sequence ATGGAAATTGATCAAGCACAAGAGCCTGATTATGAATCTGTGAAAATTGATTATGTTGGGTTTGTTGATCCATATGCTGTTGAAGGCATGGTTGTTCTAAAATCTGATAATGGAAAAGAATTTCATATGAGGGCTTTTTCTGGTGAGGTTGCCAGGCATATCTCCAGTTTTAACGATCCTGAGGGAGAATCTGCCCCTTCCATCTATAAGATGATTGAGGAGATTTGTGAGGAGAATGAGCTGATTCTAGTTAAGGTGAAAATATATGAAAGTGGAGAAGTTTTACGTGCAAATTTGTATTTTACAGGAAAAAAAGATCTTGTGCTGCGAAATTATAGAGCGTCCGATGCAATGGCATTAGGCGCATTTTACAAAATTCCTATTCTCGTTAGAAAAAATCTTCTAAAAGAAAGCATGGAAGCATAA
- a CDS encoding CBS domain-containing protein: MSENPERAISYVLSRYVRKYMDSDVLILSKNTPTREATRMLHHYETDDIVVTDENNIPVGIVTDEDILRKVSDVTVYAESTTLKDIMTTPLITINEKATLQEALHKMRDNGIRKLPVLSNKNEILGMIFQTTIANVIRDATATPARLLSPPVKAILGNLGFVLQFAGVLLLVPAILATVLEDTVIATGIYLTTVLLLVTGFFLNSYGEKASLNLQQASILVFSSLFLLTLFGTVPYLYVLPSDETSIEAFSNAFFSSAAGFTTGGISLFYEPEELSESFTFFRSYTQLVGGMSFIYLVITAFYPESKLQSMRGFISGRTLHMKELFLTITVIFSIYIVIVATLLYLFGEGNIIDNFSLAMSTLATGGFLPTSTILNDLLWQEQIILMGAMILGALPFTFHYAFVRKKFLSPKLGKEVLTYFAILGSAIILFVSISGLDPMESAFITVSASTTAGLQQESLAELWSGAQTILIILMFIGGCGFSTAGGFKIFRLLQLRHFLDFINKVKRAELTAETKKEMTSTLIIIALFPIIASITGLHLAEIEQVSYEDAFFEAVGVITTGGLSAGVIDLNTDPATKIVLGFLMIFGRLEIIAIIYIFIPKLI, translated from the coding sequence ATGTCGGAAAATCCTGAACGTGCAATATCATATGTTCTAAGTAGGTACGTCAGAAAATACATGGATAGTGATGTACTCATATTGAGTAAGAACACTCCCACCAGAGAAGCAACTAGAATGTTGCATCACTATGAAACAGACGACATAGTTGTTACGGATGAAAACAATATTCCGGTAGGAATTGTAACAGACGAAGACATTCTAAGAAAAGTGAGTGATGTTACAGTGTACGCAGAATCTACTACATTAAAAGACATCATGACTACACCCCTAATCACAATTAATGAAAAAGCAACATTGCAAGAAGCATTGCATAAAATGAGAGATAACGGAATTAGAAAATTGCCAGTTTTATCAAATAAAAATGAGATACTTGGTATGATCTTTCAGACAACTATCGCTAATGTAATTCGAGACGCTACGGCCACACCAGCTCGTCTACTGAGTCCTCCTGTAAAAGCAATATTGGGAAATCTTGGTTTTGTATTACAGTTTGCAGGAGTATTGTTACTTGTACCTGCTATTCTCGCCACAGTTTTAGAAGACACAGTGATTGCTACAGGAATTTACCTAACCACAGTTCTTTTACTTGTGACAGGATTCTTTTTGAATTCATATGGGGAAAAAGCAAGTCTTAACCTTCAGCAGGCATCAATACTGGTATTTTCTAGTCTGTTTTTGCTGACTTTGTTTGGCACAGTTCCATATCTGTATGTACTGCCAAGTGATGAGACTAGCATAGAAGCATTTTCAAATGCGTTCTTTTCAAGTGCTGCAGGATTTACAACTGGAGGAATATCCTTATTTTATGAACCGGAGGAATTGAGTGAGAGTTTTACGTTTTTCCGAAGTTATACTCAACTTGTAGGAGGAATGAGTTTCATCTATTTAGTAATCACAGCATTTTATCCAGAGTCAAAACTGCAATCAATGCGCGGTTTTATTTCAGGTAGAACACTCCATATGAAAGAACTATTCCTTACAATCACAGTTATTTTTTCAATTTATATCGTAATTGTTGCAACATTGTTGTATCTCTTTGGAGAGGGAAACATTATAGATAATTTCTCATTGGCAATGAGCACGCTTGCAACAGGAGGATTCTTGCCCACATCCACAATTCTTAATGATCTATTGTGGCAAGAGCAAATTATTCTTATGGGCGCAATGATACTGGGCGCATTACCATTTACATTCCATTATGCATTTGTTAGAAAAAAATTCTTGTCCCCAAAACTTGGAAAAGAGGTTTTAACGTATTTTGCAATTTTGGGAAGTGCAATAATATTATTCGTTTCAATTAGCGGTTTAGACCCTATGGAAAGTGCATTCATTACTGTCTCAGCAAGCACCACAGCTGGACTTCAACAAGAAAGTCTTGCGGAACTTTGGAGTGGAGCTCAGACAATTTTGATAATTTTGATGTTCATCGGAGGATGTGGATTCTCAACAGCTGGCGGTTTTAAAATTTTTAGGTTATTACAATTGAGACATTTTCTAGATTTTATCAACAAAGTAAAAAGAGCAGAATTAACAGCAGAAACAAAAAAAGAAATGACATCTACTTTGATCATCATAGCATTATTTCCAATAATTGCATCTATTACTGGATTACATCTTGCAGAAATTGAACAGGTCTCATACGAAGATGCGTTTTTTGAAGCAGTAGGAGTGATTACAACTGGAGGATTGTCAGCAGGGGTGATTGATCTCAATACAGATCCGGCTACAAAAATTGTGTTAGGATTTTTAATGATATTTGGCAGATTGGAAATAATTGCGATAATTTACATATTCATTCCAAAACTCATCTAA
- a CDS encoding DUF5615 family PIN-like protein, with protein MKILVDENLDGMDERLINLGYDAQSVRKLQREGKKLGSDYSIINYARENDMIIVTKDTEFRKASDENNFPLILLDDEEILKVIVEKLKNFS; from the coding sequence ATGAAAATTCTTGTAGATGAAAACCTAGATGGAATGGATGAACGGTTAATCAATTTAGGATATGATGCTCAAAGTGTAAGAAAATTACAGAGGGAAGGAAAGAAGCTAGGATCAGACTATTCTATTATTAATTACGCTCGTGAAAACGACATGATCATTGTAACAAAAGATACAGAATTTCGTAAAGCAAGCGATGAAAATAATTTTCCTCTTATTCTTCTTGATGATGAAGAAATTCTTAAAGTGATAGTGGAAAAATTAAAAAATTTTAGTTAA
- a CDS encoding DUF6659 family protein, translated as MATATKFDYLEIVQKILNLDPKMRFAAIIDPKGNIREAIMKTGKTSLKTQKEEEHFCKQVAQRRSMRKEFDRSLGKVRYVHVEREKVSQMVIYTKRNIVYFTMEPEMPIDTKIRLITRIKKITFEI; from the coding sequence ATGGCAACCGCAACAAAATTTGATTATTTAGAAATTGTTCAGAAAATTCTAAATTTAGATCCAAAAATGAGATTTGCAGCTATTATTGATCCAAAAGGTAACATTCGAGAAGCAATCATGAAAACAGGCAAAACTAGCCTTAAAACCCAAAAAGAAGAAGAACATTTCTGCAAACAAGTTGCACAAAGAAGATCAATGCGAAAGGAATTTGATCGTTCTCTTGGTAAAGTACGATATGTGCACGTTGAAAGAGAAAAAGTATCTCAAATGGTTATTTACACAAAAAGAAATATTGTGTATTTTACAATGGAGCCAGAAATGCCAATTGATACAAAAATCCGATTAATTACACGTATTAAGAAAATTACATTTGAAATTTAG
- a CDS encoding O-methyltransferase, which translates to MKESIFNTLNELEVQSTLEKSRIVDTLPENRMLAITKETGELLNMLLRLKNAKNMLEIGTSIGYSSIWCAEAILEQAGKVITIEQNPSKIKRAEENFRKAEIQDAVEIKEGNALDILSKMNCTDKYKEYFDFVLIDADKENIIKYFDLILPMVSVGGIIVTDNMIYPEKYREHMKKFSNYLKENPGLNTITSNIGNGEEITIKVR; encoded by the coding sequence ATGAAAGAGTCAATTTTCAATACTCTTAATGAGTTAGAAGTACAATCCACCCTTGAAAAATCAAGAATAGTAGATACATTGCCTGAGAATAGAATGCTTGCAATTACTAAAGAAACGGGAGAATTACTAAACATGCTTTTACGCCTAAAAAATGCCAAAAATATGTTAGAAATAGGTACATCAATAGGATATTCATCAATATGGTGTGCAGAGGCAATTTTAGAACAAGCAGGCAAGGTAATCACAATAGAGCAAAACCCAAGTAAGATAAAGAGGGCAGAAGAAAATTTTCGAAAAGCAGAGATCCAAGATGCAGTTGAAATCAAGGAAGGCAATGCACTAGACATTCTAAGCAAAATGAATTGCACGGATAAATACAAAGAATATTTTGATTTTGTTTTAATTGATGCAGATAAAGAAAACATAATCAAGTATTTTGATTTAATACTTCCAATGGTTTCTGTAGGAGGAATTATAGTCACAGACAATATGATATACCCAGAAAAATATCGTGAACATATGAAAAAATTTTCAAATTATTTGAAAGAGAATCCAGGTCTCAACACCATAACATCAAATATTGGAAATGGCGAAGAAATCACAATCAAAGTAAGATAA
- a CDS encoding nuclear transport factor 2 family protein translates to MSNVELIEKFYLAFKNKDMKTIQQLCDEKLEWITLKGMPHGGRYVGLDAIFNDYFANMLSNFKEFHAVPEEYLDSKNHVIVIGRYTGISKEEKEFDVPFSHIYEIRDNKIFKFRQFTDTQKIQESLA, encoded by the coding sequence ATGTCCAATGTAGAACTAATAGAAAAATTCTATCTTGCTTTCAAAAACAAAGACATGAAAACCATTCAGCAATTGTGTGATGAGAAACTAGAATGGATCACTCTGAAAGGAATGCCTCACGGTGGAAGATATGTTGGCTTGGATGCAATCTTTAATGATTATTTTGCTAACATGTTATCAAATTTCAAGGAATTTCATGCAGTTCCTGAAGAATATTTGGATTCAAAAAACCACGTAATAGTAATTGGAAGATATACGGGAATCTCAAAGGAAGAAAAAGAATTTGATGTTCCATTTTCCCACATCTATGAGATCAGGGACAACAAAATTTTCAAGTTCAGGCAATTTACAGACACACAAAAGATTCAAGAATCATTGGCTTGA